From the Gallaecimonas kandeliae genome, one window contains:
- a CDS encoding HDOD domain-containing protein: MANENDLLASLIDKIKKNALILPTLPEVALQVRTATEKNEISMEELADIIRQDPALAARVIKVANSAHYRRAMPVDSIQGALARIGMQQIRSLVTAAAMQQLFICTHPIIEDVMMGEWEESVCVSSAACLLLKDYLARGGANPRNLTVDGAQLSGLIHNIGVLPILAEAEEMPDAITSPYLLKKVLNRLAQPLGLNILRNWGFGEDQLKVVKYWKDGAYDASEPDYASFVRLGALACGLLQRHGLDTEALTKDAVAKGLLRSETYFDEPAFTEPFNELKEAFDL; this comes from the coding sequence ATGGCCAACGAAAATGACTTGCTTGCATCCTTGATCGACAAGATCAAGAAGAATGCCCTGATACTCCCCACACTGCCGGAAGTGGCCCTGCAGGTACGCACTGCCACCGAGAAAAACGAGATCTCCATGGAAGAGCTGGCGGACATCATCCGCCAGGATCCGGCCCTGGCCGCCCGCGTGATCAAGGTCGCCAACAGCGCCCATTACCGCCGCGCCATGCCGGTGGATTCCATCCAAGGCGCCCTGGCGCGCATCGGCATGCAGCAGATCCGTTCCCTGGTGACGGCGGCGGCCATGCAGCAGCTCTTCATCTGCACCCACCCCATCATCGAGGATGTGATGATGGGCGAGTGGGAGGAGAGCGTCTGCGTCTCCTCAGCTGCCTGCCTGCTGCTCAAGGACTACCTGGCCCGCGGCGGCGCCAACCCCAGGAACCTGACGGTGGACGGCGCCCAGCTGTCCGGCCTTATCCATAACATAGGGGTGCTGCCGATACTGGCGGAAGCCGAGGAGATGCCGGACGCCATCACCAGCCCCTACCTGCTCAAGAAGGTGCTCAACCGCCTGGCCCAGCCCCTGGGGCTCAACATACTGCGCAACTGGGGCTTCGGCGAAGACCAGCTCAAGGTGGTGAAATACTGGAAGGACGGGGCCTACGACGCCAGCGAACCCGACTATGCCAGCTTCGTGCGCCTCGGCGCCCTGGCCTGTGGCCTCTTGCAGCGCCATGGCCTGGATACCGAAGCCCTGACCAAGGACGCCGTGGCCAAGGGGTTGCTGCGCAGCGAGACCTACTTCGACGAGCCGGCCTTCACCGAGCCCTTCAACGAGTTGAAGGAAGCCTTCGACCTCTAA
- the rdgC gene encoding recombination-associated protein RdgC translates to MWFKNLLLYRLTKPLALDGGFPDQLAANRFSPCGSQDIARYGFVNPVNRRENGELAHFGDGSWLICVRQEEKLLPGGVVKEALDEKVAEIEQAQGRPVGRKEKQAMKEEIMTSLLPRAFVRSRFTYAYISEKLGLVVVDSSAAARAEEVLGLLRKSIGSLPVTPLAAATPVAASLTDWLKTQAPAPFEVEDEAEFKSLLEEGGVIRTKKQALNDEEISTILDNQRLVSKLALSYPDKLSFVLDENLAIKRVKFADLLREENDDIDGADKAARLDADFLLMTRTFEEFIPELINALGGEADQLA, encoded by the coding sequence ATGTGGTTTAAGAATCTGCTGTTGTACCGTCTCACCAAGCCCCTGGCCCTGGACGGCGGCTTTCCCGACCAGCTCGCCGCCAACCGCTTCAGCCCCTGCGGTAGCCAGGACATCGCCCGCTACGGCTTCGTGAACCCGGTCAACCGCCGCGAGAACGGCGAGCTGGCCCACTTTGGGGACGGCAGCTGGCTGATCTGCGTGCGCCAGGAAGAAAAACTGCTGCCCGGCGGCGTGGTCAAGGAAGCCCTGGACGAGAAGGTGGCCGAGATAGAGCAGGCCCAGGGCCGCCCCGTGGGCCGCAAGGAAAAGCAGGCCATGAAGGAAGAGATCATGACCAGCCTGCTGCCGCGGGCCTTCGTGCGCTCCCGCTTCACCTATGCCTATATCAGCGAGAAGCTGGGCCTGGTGGTGGTGGACAGCTCCGCCGCCGCCCGCGCCGAGGAAGTGCTGGGACTGCTGCGCAAGTCCATCGGCTCCCTGCCGGTCACCCCGCTCGCCGCCGCCACGCCTGTGGCCGCCAGCCTCACCGACTGGCTCAAGACCCAGGCCCCGGCCCCCTTCGAGGTGGAAGACGAGGCCGAGTTCAAGTCCCTGCTGGAAGAAGGCGGGGTGATCCGCACCAAGAAGCAGGCCCTCAATGACGAGGAGATCAGCACCATCCTCGACAACCAGCGGCTGGTGTCCAAGCTGGCCCTGTCCTACCCGGACAAGCTGTCCTTCGTGCTGGACGAGAACCTGGCCATCAAGAGGGTGAAGTTCGCCGACCTGCTGCGGGAAGAGAACGACGACATCGACGGCGCTGACAAGGCTGCCCGCCTCGACGCCGACTTCCTGCTGATGACCCGCACCTTCGAGGAATTCATCCCGGAATTGATCAATGCCCTGGGCGGCGAAGCCGACCAATTGGCGTAA
- a CDS encoding YfhL family 4Fe-4S dicluster ferredoxin, with translation MALRITMECINCEMCEPECPNGAITLGESIFEIDPALCTRCEGYYAEPQCIRVCPLDCIEEAAADP, from the coding sequence ATGGCGCTGCGCATCACAATGGAGTGCATCAACTGCGAGATGTGCGAGCCCGAATGCCCCAACGGCGCCATCACATTGGGCGAGAGCATCTTCGAGATAGACCCGGCCCTCTGCACCCGCTGCGAGGGCTATTATGCCGAGCCACAGTGCATCAGGGTCTGCCCTTTGGACTGCATCGAGGAAGCAGCGGCAGATCCGTGA
- a CDS encoding methyl-accepting chemotaxis protein translates to MRRNLPVVDSEVLFSDHEELVSTTDLRGIITYANDVFIKVAGFSEEELLGQPHNLVRHPDMPEAAFQDLWTKLKAGRPWRGLVKNRCKDGRFYWVDAYVTPIMEGKHCVGYQSVRRKPSRHLVEKAEKAYARINKGETVKRLVDLRGYLYGGLPVAALSLIALLAFGWTAAIATGLGGLVASLGIFAWLRPLWKLDEQASAYHDLKLSQAIYVGNGFGSGMRFDAMMNWSRNGAVLGRTKDATHALTQVSDDLVRHVTHTRGEVQAQEDEANKMAVAINQLTTTIQEIARSSQNTSDEVRDTHQQCHTARSALKDSSGRINKLQSDVEESARAALALQKETEKVTAIMGEIEGIADQTNLLALNAAIEAARAGEHGRGFAVVADEVRALSSRTQQSAGDIRTSLTGMRRMLDSWRDLMDRNREHAQSCVDGTQEVTLTLDDIFKRVADINDLAAQIATAAEEQGAVATEVNDNILRLKELAESTSSAMDELEQSGLQLSQNTARIEGLAKTFG, encoded by the coding sequence ATGCGTAGAAATTTGCCTGTTGTCGACAGTGAAGTCCTTTTCTCCGATCACGAAGAACTGGTATCGACGACAGACCTCCGCGGCATCATCACCTATGCCAACGACGTCTTCATCAAGGTTGCCGGCTTCAGCGAAGAAGAATTGCTGGGCCAGCCCCACAACCTGGTGCGCCATCCCGACATGCCGGAAGCGGCCTTCCAGGATCTTTGGACCAAACTCAAGGCGGGTCGCCCCTGGCGCGGCCTGGTCAAGAACCGCTGCAAGGATGGCCGTTTCTACTGGGTGGACGCCTATGTCACCCCCATCATGGAAGGCAAGCATTGCGTCGGCTACCAGTCGGTGCGCCGCAAGCCCAGCCGCCACTTGGTGGAGAAGGCCGAGAAGGCCTATGCCCGCATCAACAAGGGTGAAACCGTCAAGCGCCTGGTGGATCTGCGCGGCTACCTCTACGGCGGCCTGCCGGTAGCGGCCCTGAGCCTCATTGCCCTGCTGGCCTTCGGTTGGACGGCCGCCATCGCTACAGGCCTGGGCGGCCTGGTCGCCTCCCTCGGCATCTTCGCCTGGCTGCGCCCCCTGTGGAAACTGGACGAACAGGCCAGCGCCTACCATGACCTCAAGCTGTCCCAGGCCATCTACGTCGGCAACGGCTTCGGCAGCGGCATGCGCTTCGACGCCATGATGAACTGGTCCCGCAACGGCGCCGTGCTGGGCCGCACCAAGGACGCCACCCATGCCCTGACCCAGGTCTCAGACGACCTGGTGCGCCACGTCACTCATACCCGCGGCGAGGTGCAGGCCCAGGAGGATGAGGCCAACAAGATGGCGGTGGCCATCAACCAGCTCACCACCACCATCCAGGAGATAGCCCGCTCCAGCCAGAACACCTCTGACGAGGTGCGCGACACCCACCAGCAGTGCCACACGGCCCGCAGCGCCCTCAAGGACTCCTCCGGCCGCATCAACAAGCTGCAGAGCGACGTGGAAGAATCCGCCCGCGCCGCCCTGGCGTTGCAGAAGGAGACCGAGAAGGTCACCGCCATCATGGGCGAGATCGAAGGCATCGCCGACCAGACCAACCTGCTGGCCCTCAACGCCGCCATAGAGGCGGCCAGGGCCGGCGAGCACGGCCGCGGCTTCGCGGTGGTGGCCGACGAAGTGCGGGCCCTGTCCTCCCGCACCCAGCAGTCCGCCGGCGACATCCGCACCAGCCTCACCGGCATGCGCCGCATGCTCGACTCCTGGCGTGACCTGATGGACCGCAACCGCGAGCACGCCCAGAGCTGCGTGGATGGCACCCAGGAGGTGACCCTGACCCTGGACGACATCTTCAAGCGGGTGGCCGACATCAACGACCTGGCCGCCCAGATCGCCACCGCCGCCGAGGAACAGGGCGCCGTGGCCACAGAGGTCAACGACAACATACTGCGCCTCAAGGAACTGGCGGAAAGCACCTCCAGCGCCATGGACGAGTTGGAGCAGAGCGGCCTGCAACTCAGCCAGAACACGGCCCGCATCGAAGGCCTGGCCAAGACCTTCGGCTGA
- a CDS encoding YjiH family protein: MENAITAAAQAPQRSRLRNYLMFLVPSLIGISLFMTPLRYQGDITIAIAVVAKSFKALLAAIMPQLLTTVISLSAVLTLVFSLAKPAKVMASPFLRGLFCPSWPWVLIRLLGAVFAVLIFTGTGPAALLSDSTGGLVFGDLLPTLFSVFIFAGLLLPLLLDFGLLEFVGTLMTKIMRPVFQLPGRSAVDCFASWLGDGSVGILLTGKQYEGGFYTQKEAAIIGTTFSAVSITFSLVVLAQVKLESYFLPFYGAICLAGVVAAIIIPRLPPLRGKQDHFICGTPRTGEEESIPGHHGVFSFGLERALHRADNIDSLKKPLTDGIKNAVDMLLGVLPVVMAVGTVALLIAEYSPVFEYLGKPFVPYLKLLGIPEAVEASKTVMVGFADMFIPSVLITGVDNDMTRFVVAAMSVTQLIYLSEVGALLLGSRIPVNFIELLAIFILRTLVTLPVIAGVAHLVF; this comes from the coding sequence ATGGAAAACGCCATCACAGCCGCAGCCCAGGCGCCCCAGCGCTCGCGGCTTCGCAACTATTTGATGTTCCTCGTCCCTTCCCTGATCGGCATCAGCCTCTTCATGACGCCGCTCCGTTACCAGGGGGACATCACCATCGCCATCGCCGTGGTGGCCAAGAGCTTCAAGGCCCTGCTGGCCGCCATCATGCCGCAACTGCTGACGACGGTGATCAGCCTGTCGGCCGTGCTGACCCTGGTCTTTTCCCTGGCGAAACCGGCCAAAGTCATGGCCTCGCCTTTCCTCAGGGGCCTCTTCTGCCCCAGTTGGCCCTGGGTGCTGATCCGGCTCTTGGGCGCCGTCTTCGCGGTGCTCATCTTTACCGGCACCGGTCCTGCGGCCCTGCTCAGCGACAGCACCGGCGGCCTGGTGTTCGGCGACCTGCTGCCCACCCTCTTCTCGGTGTTCATCTTCGCCGGCCTGCTGCTGCCGCTGCTGCTGGATTTTGGCCTGCTGGAGTTCGTCGGCACCCTGATGACCAAGATCATGAGGCCGGTGTTCCAGCTGCCGGGGCGCAGCGCCGTGGACTGCTTCGCCTCCTGGCTGGGTGACGGCTCAGTCGGCATATTACTCACCGGCAAGCAGTACGAAGGCGGCTTCTACACCCAGAAGGAAGCGGCCATCATAGGCACCACCTTCTCCGCCGTCTCCATCACCTTCTCCCTGGTGGTGCTGGCCCAGGTCAAGCTGGAGAGCTACTTCCTGCCCTTCTACGGCGCCATCTGCCTGGCGGGCGTGGTAGCGGCCATCATCATTCCCCGGCTGCCCCCCCTGCGCGGCAAGCAGGACCACTTCATCTGCGGCACCCCCCGCACCGGCGAGGAAGAGAGTATCCCCGGCCACCACGGCGTCTTCAGCTTCGGCCTGGAAAGGGCTTTGCACCGGGCCGACAACATCGACAGCCTCAAGAAACCGCTGACCGACGGCATCAAGAACGCCGTAGACATGCTGCTGGGGGTCTTGCCGGTGGTGATGGCCGTGGGCACAGTGGCGCTGCTGATCGCCGAGTACAGCCCCGTCTTCGAATACCTGGGCAAGCCCTTCGTGCCCTACCTCAAGCTGCTGGGCATACCGGAAGCGGTGGAAGCCTCCAAGACGGTGATGGTGGGCTTTGCCGACATGTTCATCCCCTCGGTGCTGATAACGGGCGTGGACAACGACATGACCCGCTTCGTGGTGGCGGCCATGTCGGTGACCCAGCTCATCTACCTGTCCGAGGTGGGCGCCCTGCTGCTGGGCAGCCGCATCCCGGTCAACTTCATCGAGCTGCTGGCGATCTTCATCCTTCGCACCCTGGTCACCCTGCCGGTCATCGCCGGCGTCGCCCACCTGGTGTTCTGA
- the yegQ gene encoding tRNA 5-hydroxyuridine modification protein YegQ has product MTAPELLCPAGSLKHLEYAFAYGADAVYAGLPRYSLRVRNNSFNAHNLKAGIDRAHELGKKFYLVANIQPHNAKVDSFLKDMAPLIEMGPDALIMSDPGLIMLVREAFPEMPIHLSVQANAINHASVRFWARQGIERVILSRELSLNEIAVIRERCPDVELEVFVHGALCMAFSGRCLLSGYINRRDPNQGACTNACRWQYQAAPASEDGCGQAVQLAEPRLMLLEEKSRPGELMAAEEDEHGSYIFNSKDLRAVQHVAALTAMGVHSLKIEGRTKSHYYVARTAQIYRRAIDDAVAGLPFDDQYLQDLEHLANRGYTEGFLNRHGDAAMQNYQSGAPSSPHQFVGEVTSDEGGWLQIAVKNRFALGDQLLLVTPKGNHGFILETLQNHKGEPMAVAPGDGHQVQIPRPEGADGQMGLLVRLEA; this is encoded by the coding sequence ATGACAGCCCCGGAACTGCTCTGCCCCGCCGGCAGCCTCAAACACCTGGAATACGCCTTCGCCTATGGCGCCGACGCCGTCTATGCCGGCCTGCCCCGCTATTCGCTGCGGGTGCGCAACAACAGCTTCAACGCCCACAACCTAAAGGCCGGCATCGACCGCGCCCATGAACTTGGCAAGAAGTTCTACCTGGTGGCCAACATCCAGCCCCACAACGCCAAGGTCGACAGCTTCCTCAAGGACATGGCACCCCTCATCGAGATGGGCCCGGACGCCCTCATCATGTCCGACCCCGGCCTCATCATGCTGGTGCGCGAAGCCTTCCCCGAGATGCCAATCCACCTCTCGGTGCAGGCCAACGCCATCAACCATGCCAGCGTCCGCTTCTGGGCCAGGCAAGGCATAGAGCGGGTGATACTGTCGCGGGAGCTGTCCCTGAACGAGATAGCCGTCATCCGCGAGCGCTGCCCCGATGTGGAGCTGGAGGTCTTCGTCCACGGCGCCCTGTGCATGGCCTTTTCCGGGCGCTGCCTGCTGTCGGGCTACATCAACAGGCGCGACCCCAACCAGGGGGCCTGCACCAACGCCTGCCGCTGGCAGTACCAGGCCGCCCCGGCCAGCGAGGACGGCTGCGGCCAGGCGGTGCAGCTGGCCGAGCCCCGGCTGATGCTGCTGGAAGAAAAGAGCCGCCCCGGCGAGCTGATGGCCGCCGAAGAGGACGAGCACGGCAGCTACATCTTCAACTCCAAGGATCTGCGGGCCGTGCAGCACGTGGCGGCCCTCACCGCCATGGGCGTCCATTCCCTGAAGATAGAGGGCCGCACCAAGAGCCACTATTATGTGGCCCGCACCGCCCAGATCTACCGCCGCGCCATCGACGACGCCGTCGCCGGCCTGCCCTTCGACGACCAGTACCTACAAGATCTTGAGCACCTGGCCAACCGCGGCTATACGGAAGGCTTCTTGAACCGCCACGGCGACGCCGCCATGCAGAACTACCAGAGCGGCGCCCCCAGCTCCCCCCACCAGTTCGTCGGGGAAGTGACAAGCGACGAAGGCGGTTGGCTGCAAATAGCCGTCAAGAACCGCTTCGCCCTCGGCGACCAGCTGCTGCTGGTGACCCCCAAGGGCAACCACGGCTTCATTCTGGAGACTCTGCAGAACCACAAGGGCGAGCCCATGGCCGTGGCACCGGGGGACGGCCACCAGGTGCAGATCCCAAGGCCCGAAGGAGCCGACGGCCAGATGGGCCTGCTGGTGCGGCTGGAGGCCTGA